The Phocoena sinus isolate mPhoSin1 chromosome 8, mPhoSin1.pri, whole genome shotgun sequence nucleotide sequence tttCATTcgctttctattttttcctatttaggcTGCTGGACTGCCATCCTCATACCCATTCACTAGTGTCCTTTAAGAAATTCCCAGGGACCCAATTGCCCATGGAATACACCTGAGAGACCTGCTTTATCCTGCAGTCTCACAAAGAGGGTTTTATTAAGGAGTTAGCCATGGAAAGAGCACTGGCCTGGCAGTCAAGAAACTCAGAGCCAGTTCTGCTACTAACTTAACATGTGACCCCAGGGCAAATCATTTAGTTACTAAGAGTTCTGAGTTCTTCACCTGGAGAATAcgtatataaaacaaaataatgtcataatTACCTTTCCCAGGACTAAAATATTAAGACCTTTAACCTCAGCTGGGACCTGATCTCCAGAGAATTTTAGAAAGGGCTGGGTGACTTTGGATCTCCCCATAGGGTCTCTGATGCCAAGGGGAGGTCTCAGCTGTGCCCCTTGAGGGCACACTGGGCACTCTTCCTGATTGGCTATTACAAACAAGTCTATGTTTTATAAAGTATACAGTGTGTTTCTCTTCAAAACATTTAATGGGATAAAAGAATAATGGAGGGACTCTTTTGCTCATGAAATGAAATGGCAGTGCTTCATCATcaatattaagttttcttttcattaatgcACTCTTGTTTTACTTGGTTACTATGTAAGTATTCTGCCTTCACACTACTATTTGGGTCCACAGGAGTCAGAGGCAAAGATGTGCAGACTTCTGAGCTAAAAGAAGACAATAAACAAGAATTATAGATCAATTACTCTCTTTCCAATAGGACTATCTGAAGAGATTTTATCCATCTGACTCAAAAATAAGGGACCCCAATAGTTTAGAAGTCAAACTCAagcagatgcaaaaattctttcGCCTGCCTATAACTGGAACATTAAGCTCCCATATTATAGAAATCATGCGGAAGCCCAGATGTGGAGTGCCAGATGTTGCAGAATATTCCCTATTCCCAGATCGCCCAAAATGGACTTCCAGAGTAGTCACCTACAGGTTAGTTTTGCTTTGGCTCATTTTAGCAAAAACAGTAAAGCCTATTTCCTAAAAGGTCTaacattgttttcttgttttctaccAGGATCATGTCATATACTCGAGACTTACCACATGTCATAGTGAATCAATTAGTGGCAAAGGCCTTCAACGTGTGGAGCAAAGAGATCCCACTGAGCTTCAAGAGAGTTAGCTGGGGAATTGCTGATATCATGATTGGCTTTGCAAGAGGAGGTAAGGAAGATTCCTGCAGGCTGATCCTGTGTGCTATTTTGCTTGTTGTTTATATCAGTGCCCTCCTCTTTCTgggatttaaaaatctttaaagagatatagatagatgatagatgatagatagatatatcaTCTCATTAAAGATCAATGTTCTTACACTTTTTCTAGTCCATTAACTTCGAGTCACTTTTTATGGCAGAAGATGGCAAACTACGGCCCATGAGCCAAATCTGTAAATagttattagaacacagccatggTCCTTCATTTACCTATTGTCTATGAGTGCTTTGGGGCTACAATGGCAGACTTTAGCAATTCCGACAGAGGTCTTCAAGCCCACAAATCTGGTCcttcacagaaaatgtttgccaacctcTGTTTTGTAACATGAAtcatgatatacatatatatttatgggacagtttaaaatatatctaaCTAACATCAATATTAAACCAAAAGAAGAGGTTACAACTTCCAAAGGCCTTAAGTGGTCTCCAAGAAGTGAACAGTCCCTGTGGCTTATTGCCAACACCCTTCATGtagtaaaaagtagaaaatagagCACTTTCATATTAAAGGGCTTAAGGAGATATAACCCATATACGTGAACTGCTATTAATTGCTGGTGTTTCATGGTGCAAATTTAGAGGAAAATGTTGGTCTTTTTGGCCTGCTTTAATGTTAAACTTCCTGGGTGCTGCGAATTTAGCAGAAATTTGAGCTTCAACCACAATATCAACAAGACTGAAGAAAACCTTACAGAAAAGCACTGATCATGGCACTCCATGTTTTTCAAGAACTGGATATGGCCTGACaccaatttgaaaataaatgtctctGCATCACAAATAAAAGCACTATCAAAATCTATTTTAAGACACCTTGAGCACAGTTCTTCAAGGGACTGTCTACTACATCCGCAAAGAAAAAGCTGGGTTTTTAAGAAAACGTATATTAAATGGTATGCAGTTACCTGCTGAATCCAGTACTCAAACTCATTGTCCACTCTGCCACCATCCAGCTAAGGAAAATGATCAAATATAACACTTAGATGCCACCATAAGTAGGATGTGAATGTATTTAAAGTCCATATCAGTAAACTTTCAACATGTGGTGGTTATCAGGGATGAGCAGTGGTTCTGTGAAAGAAAAAGTCCCTGTGACAAATAAACACCCAAACCACCCTGTGTATGCAGCTGACTGCTTGGGGCTAATCTTTCTAACCTCAATAATCATGTACTGTAAACTAAAAGATGAAATGACTGGAGATGAATTCAGTCACTAAAGGCAATTACCACTTTTTCTTTCAGCTCACGGGGACCCCGACCCATTTGATGGGCCAGGAAACACACTGGCTCATGCCTTTGCacctgggccaggcctgggaggaGATGCTCACTTTGATGAGGATGAACGCTGGACTGATGCTAGCAGTATAGGTACAGCATCCCAAATCTCTTCCACtacatatgctttttaaaatcctgaacTTTTTATACTTAACTATCTTTAATTTAACAATTGAAAGCAATTAATAgtagttattgagcacttgctaacTGCCACCTCTGTGCTTTAAATGCATTATTGCATTTAATATGCTCATAATGCTCCATATATAGAAGATAGATACTCAGGCTACAGAGTCAAAAAATGTTGGGTTCAATTTGCTTTACCTCTACCAATTACTCACTttgtgtctttgggcaagttatttaacttctctgagcctcagtttccttatctatgaaatgggactTTAAATAattcctacctcacaggattgctgttggaattaaatgagataatgcttatgcagtgcttagcacagtgcttggtatatattaataattcaataaattataGCTCTTCTATATATATCCccaaaataagttttttaattgaaggtgAAAGAGGAGCAGAGACTATGATATTTGAGAAGTATATACAGTTGAGAATCTCTAGATAAATAATCCTAACTGGagacaatcctttttttttttttaatctttattggagtataattgctttacaatggtgtgttagtttctgctttataacaaagtgaatcagttatacatatacatatgtccccatatctcttccctcttgcgtctccctccttcccatcctccctatcccaccccactaggtggtcacaaagcatcaagcggatctccctgtgctatgcggctgcttcccactagctatctattttacgtttgggagtgtatatatgtccatgccactctctcactttgtcacagtttacccttccccttccccatatcctcaagtccattctctagtaggtctgtgtctttatccctgttttacccctaggttcttcatgacatttttttttcttaaattccatatatatgtgttagcatacggtatttgtctttctctttctgacttacttcactctgtatgacagactctaggtccatccacctcattacaaatagctcaatttcatttctttttatggctaatattccattgtatatacgtgccacatcttctttatccattcatccgatgatggacacttaggttgtttccatctccgggctattgtaaatagagctgcaatgaacattttggtacatgactctgtttgaattatggttttctcagggtatatgcccagtagtgggattgctgggtcatatggtagttctatttgtagatttttaaggaacctccatactgttctccatagtgactataccaattcacattcccaccagcagtgcaagagtgttccctttcctccacaccctctccagcatttattgtttccagattttttgatgatggccatcctgactggtgtgaggtggtatctcattgtagttttgatttgcatttctctaatgattaatgatgttgagcattctttcatgtgtttgttggcagtctgtatatcttctttggagaaatgtcgatttaggtcttctgcccatttttggattgggttgtttgtttttttgttattgaactgcatgagctgcttgtaaattttggagattaatcctttgtcagttgcttcatttgcaaatattttctcccattctgagggttgtcttttggtcttgtttatggtttcctttgctgtgtgtgcaaaagctttgaagtttcattaggtcccatttgtttatttttgtttttattccatttctctaggaggtgggtcaaaaaggatcttgctgtgatttatgtcatagattgttctgcctatgttttcctctaagagcttgatagtttctggccttacatttaggtctttaatccagtttgagcttatttttgtgtatggtgttagggagtgatctaatctcattcttgtacatgtacctgtccagttttcccagtaccacttattgaagaggctgtcctttctccactgtacattttttaaaaagtggctacTGGTTACTGGCCCTGAAAGTGAAATGAGTACTTGTGTTTGGCAATGGGAATTCACCACTACAGTGATGCCTTGCCGTGAAAATCTAACCTATGTAAAATTATGACATTGCTTCCGTTTCACATCTTGCATACcttttccattcttccttcttcccactcaAGGTAAGCTAAAGACAGCTTCCTTCAATCTAATGCACCACAATTGGAACTCTGGCCACTCAAACACATTCACACCTTCCCCCTTATTTGCAAAGCCTTTCTATGAGTctgagggagagagagcacaTACATAATACACTTTAACAAGTCAAAAGCAAATCCCAGCATCGCCTGGAGTTCCTGCCTTATGGTCGTCTTTCTCAAAGCCAACTTTCTCTCTCCTGCTATTCAAAGTcactatcatttattgaatagcCATTATTATTTTCCAGATATTGGGAAACTCATTATGACAAATCGACAAGGTAggaattattatctccattttacagatgaggaactgagactcagaaatgCCCATTAATTTGTCCAGAGTTGTCcagctagtaagtagtagagCTGAGTTTCAAAACCAGGTCTTTATACAATACTTAGAAGCCTTTGCTTTCCTCTACTGAATACTGCTATCTGAGTGATTACATAAGAAGCAAATAGGCagaaatacattatattttaaaagaaaggtgaTGAGATTAAAGCactactattcttttttttaaactttattgaagtatagtttagtgttgtgttaatttctgctgtactgcaaagtcattcagttatacacatattctttttcatatacttttccattatggtttatcacaggatattgaatagagttccctgtgctttacagtaggaccttgttgtttatccattctatatataatggtttgcatctgctaatcccaaactcccaatccttccctcccacacccccactTGGCAACCATGAGTCTGCTctcaatgtctgtgagtctgtttttgtttcatagatatgttcatttgtgtcatattttagattccacatataagtgatatcagatggcatttgtctttttcttatttcacttagtatgatatctcaggtccatccatgttgctgctaatggcattattttctatggctgagtagtattccatcatataaatgtaccacatctgcatttttttaacatctttattgaagtataattgctttacagtggtgtgctagtttctgctgcataacaaagtgaatcagctatacatatacatataacaccatatctcctccttcttgcgtctccctcctaccctacctatctcacccctctaggtggttaaaaagcaccgaactgatctccctgttctatgtggctgctttccaacAGCtctctattctacatttggtagggtatatatgtccatgccactctctcacttcatcccagcttacccttgcccctctccatgtcctcaagtccattctctatgtctgcatctttattcctgtcctactctgaggttcttcagaaccctttatttttttaagattccatatatatgtgttagcatacggtatttgtttttctctttctgacttatttcattctgtatgacagaatatatgtccatccacctcgctacaaatacctcaatttcgtttctttttatggctgagtaatattccattgtatataagtgccacatctttttacctattcatctgttgatggacacttaggttgcttcctggctactgtaaatagtgctgcaatgaatattgggtatatggctctttttgaattatggctctctctgggtatatgcccagcagtgggattgctgagtcgcatggtagttctatttttagttgtttaaggaacctccatagtggctgtatcaatttacattccccccaacagtgcaagagggttcccttttctcctcactcccccccgcatttattgtttctagatatttttatgatggccatcctgactggtgtgaggtgatacctcattgtagttttgatttgcatttctctaatgattagtgatgttgaacatcctttcatgtgtttgttggcaatctgtatatcttctttggagaaatgtctttttaggtcttctgcccatttttggactgggttgtttgattttttgatattgaattgcaTGAGCTgcgtgtatattttggagattaatcttttgtcagttgcttcatttgcaaatattttctcccattctgagggttgtcttttcgtcttgtttatggtttcctttgctgtgtgtgcaaaagctttgaagtttcattaggtcccatttgtttattttcgtttttatttccatttctctaggaggtgggtcaaaaaggatcttgttgtgatttat carries:
- the MMP7 gene encoding matrilysin, whose product is MQLAVLTVLYAVSVLPGTLALQLPQKAGGMSELPREQAQDYLKRFYPSDSKIRDPNSLEVKLKQMQKFFRLPITGTLSSHIIEIMRKPRCGVPDVAEYSLFPDRPKWTSRVVTYRIMSYTRDLPHVIVNQLVAKAFNVWSKEIPLSFKRVSWGIADIMIGFARGAHGDPDPFDGPGNTLAHAFAPGPGLGGDAHFDEDERWTDASSIGINFLYAATHELGHSLGLDHSSDPNAVMYPTYGEGNYKNFKLSQDDINGIQKLYGKRNDSRKKLEPSGRTHIHSLDSI